Genomic DNA from Azospirillum brasilense:
AGCGCGCTGGTCGCCTCGTCGAGCAGAAGCACCGGCGGGTCGCGCAGGATCGCCCGCGCGATGGACAGCCGCTGGCGCTGGCCGCCCGACAGCCGCACGCCCTTCTCGCCCAGGAAGGTGTCCAGCCCCTCCGGCAAGGCCTGCAGGAATTCCAGCGCGTGGGCGGCCTCGGCGGCGGCGAGCACCTCGGCGTCGCTGGCATCCGGACGCCCGTAGCGGATGTTCTCCCAGGCGTTGGCGGAGAAGACCACCGGATCCTGCGCCACGAGGCCGAGCCGCCGCCGCACCTCCACCGGGTCGGCGTCGCGGACGTCCACCCCGTCCAGGGCGACCGCCCCGGCCTGCGGGTCGTAGAAGCGCAGCAGAAGCTGGAACACCGTGGATTTGCCGGAGCCCGACGGGCCGACCAGGGCCACCGTCTCGCCCGGCTCGATCTCCAGGGAGAACTCCTTGAGCGCCGCCCAGTCCGGACGCGACGGGTAGTGGAAGCGCACGTCGCGGAAGGACAGCGCGCCCTGCGCCGGTTCCGGCAGGGCGCGCGGGTTGGCCGGGGCGCGGATCTCCGGCTCGGTGTCGAGCAGGTCGAACAGCCGTTCCGTGGCGCCGGCGGCGCGCTGAAGGTCGCCGGCCACCTCGCTGATCGCCCCGACCGAGCCGGCGACGACCACCGAATAGATGACGAAGGCCGAAAGCTGCCCCACCGTCAGCCGCCCGGCCAGCACGTCGTGCCCACCGATCCACAGGATGAGGCCGACCGAGCCGAAGACCAGCACAATGACGATCATCGTCATGATGGCGCGCACCGTCACCCGCCGCCGGGCGGTGGCGAAGGCGTCCTCGACCCGCCCGCCGAACAGGCTGCGGTCGATGGCTTCGTGCGTGTAGGCCTGCATCGTGCGGATGGCGCCCAGCGTCTCCTCGACGAAGGAGCCGAGGTCGGCGATCTTGTCCTGGCTCGCCCGCGACAGGGCGCGCACCCGCCGGCCCAGGATGATGATCGGGAGGATGACCACCGGCACGCCCAGGAACACCAGCCCCGCCAGCTTCGGCGAGGTCACCAGCAGCATCACCGTGCCGCCGACGAACATCAGCGTGTTGCGCAGCGCGATCGAGACGGAGGAACCGACCACGGTCTGCAGCACCTCGGTGTCGGTGGTCAGGCGCGTCAGGATCTCGCCGGTCTTGGTGGTCTCGAAGAAACCGGGGGACAGCTTCACCACGTGGCTGTAGACGGCGCGGCGGATGTCGGCCACCACCCGCTCGCCGATCCAGCTCACCAGATAGAAGCGCCCGAAGGTCGAGGCGGCCATCAGCACGATGACCACCAGCAGAACCAGCAGTGCCCGGTCGAGCAGGGCCGAATCGCCCGCGACGAAGCCCTGGTCCACCAGGACGCGCATCCCCTGCCCCAGCCCCAACACCGTCCCGGCGGCCACGGTCAGCGACAGCATGGCGCCGAAAATCTGCAGCCGATAGGGCCACAGGAAGGGAAACAGCCGGCGCAGCGGCGACAGGTTGCGGCGGCGCGTTGCGGCGGAAGGCGTCCCTTCGGACACCGGATCAGACTTCGACGAAGAACGGGACACCGGGGCTCCCCAGCGGCAGGACGGACGGCAGGACGATGTGCAGGCGTGCACGGGGGCAAGCCCGGCATATAGCAAGGGGGGGACTATGAACAAGGTATGGTTTGGTGAGCGAACGGAAGCACCGGCCTTTCCGGCGCAGGAACGCGGTTGCATCATGCCGCCCGCTTTGCTATAGACCGCGCTCGCTTTGCAGGAACCCCGGCCATGAAGACTGATATCCATCCCGACTACCACGAGATCAACGTGGTGATGACCGACGGCAGCACGTTCAAGACCCGCTCCACGATGGGCAAGCCGGGCGATACGCTGCGCCTCGACATCGACCCGAAGTCGCACCCGGCCTGGACCGGCGTGCAGAAGCTGCTGGACACGGGCGGCCAGATCGCCAAGTTCAACAAGCGCTTCGCGAGCTTCGGCCTGAAGAAGTAATCTTCTTCGCCCGCAAAACGAAAAGGGGCGTCCGGTCCGCCGGGCGCCCTTTTCGCGTTTGCGGCTTCTGTTTGCGGTTTGTCGGGAAACCGGCCGTCAGCCGGCCAGCGCCACCGCGTCACGGGCACGCTCGTCCAGGCGGGCGACGCGCATGTAAAGACGGTGGCTGCGCTCCAGAAGGCTGCGCAGACCTTCCGGCAGCTGCTCGTTGTCGGGCCCGGAGGGATCGGTGCAGATGTCCCCGCCCGACAGGGCGAAATCGTCGCTCGCCGCCTGCTCGCGGGTCATCTCCCCGGCGTGGACGGCCTTCTGCGCCAGCAGCCAGGCCATCACCTGGGTCAGTCGGCTGGTCACCCGCATGGATTCGTACGAGATCTGAAGCCGGACCTGGGGCGGCAGCGCCCGATGGCTCACGGCGTCATGGTAGGCGATGTAATTGCGCGCCTCGATCAGCAGCGCCATCGTCTCGTCGTAAGTTCCGTTGAAGAAGGTCGGTGTTTCCATCACGGCCGTACCCCTCCCGCGGCCGAATGGCCCGATTCCGAGCCTCGCCGCAACTGATTAACAATCGATGAGTGGTTGTGGACCCCCGCCGTCCCTCCGCTGGACGGTGACGGCGCGGCCCGGCGAATTTCGAAAAGCGGGCTCTTGAACGGCTGAAGCGCTCGCCTATCTGTCGCGGTGTCGGCGGACGCCCAGTTGGGGTTCGCCGGAACCGCAAAACCGGGGACCGACGATGATCGTGGTCTCCGATCGCTGTATCGCTCATTTGGAGGATATGTCATGCGCTCCTACGACCTTTCGCCCCTGTTCCGTTCGACCGTCGGGTTCGACCGCCTCTCGCGTCTCCTGGAGAACGCGATGACCGGCGACGAGGCCGCCGCGTCCTACCCGCCCTACAACATCGAGAAGACGGGCGACGACGCTTACCGGATCACCATGGCCGTCGCCGGCTTTGGCCCGGAGGACCTGGAGATCACCGCTCAGCAGAACTCTCTGGTGGTCACAGGGAAAGCTAAGAAGGAACAGGAGACCGGCCAATTCCTCTACCGGGGTATTGCTGGCCGCGCTTTCGAGCGCCGCTTTCAGCTTGCCGACTTCATCAAGGTGGGCAACGCCAATCTGCTGAACGGGCTGCTCCACATCGATCTGGTGCGCGAGGTGCCGGAAACGATGAAGCCCCGGACCATCCAGATCGGCACCACCGGCACGGCGAAGCCCGCGCTGACCCAGCAGGCCGCGTAACGGCGGGCCTCCACAGGTCCGGGCATCACCCGTCCGAAAGGCGCCCCGGGAAACCGGGGCGCCGTTTTGGTGTCCGCCGGGAGCCGC
This window encodes:
- a CDS encoding ABC transporter transmembrane domain-containing protein, translating into MSRSSSKSDPVSEGTPSAATRRRNLSPLRRLFPFLWPYRLQIFGAMLSLTVAAGTVLGLGQGMRVLVDQGFVAGDSALLDRALLVLLVVIVLMAASTFGRFYLVSWIGERVVADIRRAVYSHVVKLSPGFFETTKTGEILTRLTTDTEVLQTVVGSSVSIALRNTLMFVGGTVMLLVTSPKLAGLVFLGVPVVILPIIILGRRVRALSRASQDKIADLGSFVEETLGAIRTMQAYTHEAIDRSLFGGRVEDAFATARRRVTVRAIMTMIVIVLVFGSVGLILWIGGHDVLAGRLTVGQLSAFVIYSVVVAGSVGAISEVAGDLQRAAGATERLFDLLDTEPEIRAPANPRALPEPAQGALSFRDVRFHYPSRPDWAALKEFSLEIEPGETVALVGPSGSGKSTVFQLLLRFYDPQAGAVALDGVDVRDADPVEVRRRLGLVAQDPVVFSANAWENIRYGRPDASDAEVLAAAEAAHALEFLQALPEGLDTFLGEKGVRLSGGQRQRLSIARAILRDPPVLLLDEATSALDAESERMVQDALDKLMTRRTTIIIAHRLATVLNADRIVVMEQGRVVATGRHADLVREGGLYARLAALQFDRAADEAGLVSG
- the rpmE gene encoding 50S ribosomal protein L31 — translated: MKTDIHPDYHEINVVMTDGSTFKTRSTMGKPGDTLRLDIDPKSHPAWTGVQKLLDTGGQIAKFNKRFASFGLKK
- a CDS encoding DUF1465 family protein, coding for METPTFFNGTYDETMALLIEARNYIAYHDAVSHRALPPQVRLQISYESMRVTSRLTQVMAWLLAQKAVHAGEMTREQAASDDFALSGGDICTDPSGPDNEQLPEGLRSLLERSHRLYMRVARLDERARDAVALAG
- a CDS encoding Hsp20 family protein, translating into MRSYDLSPLFRSTVGFDRLSRLLENAMTGDEAAASYPPYNIEKTGDDAYRITMAVAGFGPEDLEITAQQNSLVVTGKAKKEQETGQFLYRGIAGRAFERRFQLADFIKVGNANLLNGLLHIDLVREVPETMKPRTIQIGTTGTAKPALTQQAA